From a region of the Asterias amurensis chromosome 2, ASM3211899v1 genome:
- the LOC139952862 gene encoding S-adenosylhomocysteine hydrolase-like protein 1 isoform X6 translates to MAESRGTTISFKTSGPTQGRSGRFKRRSRSLSQSSTDSYSSGSYSGSSSDEDDVSPKEKVQLNSKNFKDFRVRNIKQAAFGRREIEIAEQEMPGLMLLRKRAEAEKPLKGSKIIGCTHITAQAAVLIETLSALGANVRWSACNIYSTQNEVAAALAEAGFPIFAWRGETEEDFWWCIEKCIIADDWQPNMILDDGGDATHMMLKKCPETFKLIKGIVEESVTGVHRLYQLSKSNKLTVPAMNVNDSVTKVKFDNLYCCRESILDALKRTTDIMFGGKQVVVCGYGEVGKGCCSALKGLGAIVYVTEIDPICALQGCMDGFRVVKLEEVVRMADVIITASGNKNVVSRQHLDRMKNGCIVCNMGHSNTEIDVDSLRTPDLTWEKVRSQVDHIIWPDGKRILLLAQGRLVNWSCSTVPSFVVSITATTQALALIELFNAPSGRYKQDVYLLPKKLDEYVASLHLPAFDAHLTELTDDQAKYIGLNKAGPFKPNYYRY, encoded by the exons ATCAGCTTCAAGACTTCTGGTCCAACCCAGGGTCGGAGCGGTCGCTTCAAACGTCGGTCGCGGTCGTTGTCTCAGTCCTCAACAGATAGCTACAGTTCTGGCTCCTACAGTGGAAGCTCGTCCGACGAAGATGACGTCTCACCCAAAGAAAAAGTTCAG CTTAACTCCAAGAACTTCAAAGACTTCCGTGTACGGAATATCAAACAGGCCGCCTTCGGCAGAAGGGAGATTGAAATAGCTGAACAAG AAATGCCAGGGTTGATGCTGCTAAGGAAGAGAGCTGAAGCTGAGAAACCACTGAAGGGATCTAAGATTATCGGATGCACTCACATCACTGCTCAAGCAGCT gttctTATTGAGACCCTGTCCGCTCTTGGTGCCAATGTGAGATGGTCAGCATGCAATATCTACTCCACTCAGAACGAGGTGGCAGCAGCCCTGGCTGAGGCTGGCTTCCCTATCTTCGCTTGGCGTGGTGAGACTGAGGAGGATTTCTGGTGGTGCATAGAGAAGTGTATCATTGCTGATGATTGGCAGCCAAACATG ATTCTGGATGACGGGGGCGACGCCACCCACATGATGCTCAAGAAGTGCCCTGAGACCTTCAAGCTGATCAAGGGCATCGTCGAGGAGTCGGTGACCGGTGTCCACCGTCTCTACCAACTGTCCAAGTCCAACAAGTTGACCGTGCCGGCCATGAACGTCAACGACTCTGTTACCAAG GTGAAATTTGACAACCTCTACTGTTGCCGTGAGTCAATTCTGGATGCACTAAAGCGCACCACGGACATCATGTTCGGTGGTAAGCAGGTCGTTGTTTGTGGTTACGGAGAGGTCGGCAAAGGGTGCTGTTCTGCCCTAAAGGGACTGGGTGCCATTGTCTACGTCACAGAGATTGACCCTATCTGTGCTCTGCAAGGCTG CATGGATGGATTCCGAGTTGTGAAACTGGAGGAGGTTGTACGCATGGCAGACGTCATCATCACTGCATCTG GTAACAAGAATGTGGTGTCACGCCAGCACCTTGACCGCATGAAGAATGGCTGTATCGTGTGCAATATGGGACACTCCAATACCGAGATAGATGTG GATAGTCTACGTACCCCAGACCTGACCTGGGAGAAGGTTCGATCACAGGTGGATCATATCATCTGGCCCGACGGTAAACGCATCCTACTCCTCGCACAG GGGCGATTGGTGAACTGGAGTTGTTCCACCGTGCCGTCATTCGTCGTATCCATCACTGCTACCACTCAGGCGCTTGCTCTCATTGAACTATTCAACGCTCCTTCTGGTCGCTATAAACAAGACGTCTACTTGCTACCCAAGAAACTTG ATGAATACGTAGCCAGTCTTCATCTGCCAGCATTTGATGCCCACCTGACTGAGCTAACTGATGACCAGGCTAAATACATTGGTCTCAATAAGGCTGGACCTTTCAAGCCAAACTACTACAG GTATTAA
- the LOC139952862 gene encoding S-adenosylhomocysteine hydrolase-like protein 1 isoform X4: protein MMPTPVDDERKISFKTSGPTQGRSGRFKRRSRSLSQSSTDSYSSGSYSGSSSDEDDVSPKEKVQLNSKNFKDFRVRNIKQAAFGRREIEIAEQEMPGLMLLRKRAEAEKPLKGSKIIGCTHITAQAAVLIETLSALGANVRWSACNIYSTQNEVAAALAEAGFPIFAWRGETEEDFWWCIEKCIIADDWQPNMILDDGGDATHMMLKKCPETFKLIKGIVEESVTGVHRLYQLSKSNKLTVPAMNVNDSVTKVKFDNLYCCRESILDALKRTTDIMFGGKQVVVCGYGEVGKGCCSALKGLGAIVYVTEIDPICALQGCMDGFRVVKLEEVVRMADVIITASGNKNVVSRQHLDRMKNGCIVCNMGHSNTEIDVDSLRTPDLTWEKVRSQVDHIIWPDGKRILLLAQGRLVNWSCSTVPSFVVSITATTQALALIELFNAPSGRYKQDVYLLPKKLDEYVASLHLPAFDAHLTELTDDQAKYIGLNKAGPFKPNYYRY, encoded by the exons ATCAGCTTCAAGACTTCTGGTCCAACCCAGGGTCGGAGCGGTCGCTTCAAACGTCGGTCGCGGTCGTTGTCTCAGTCCTCAACAGATAGCTACAGTTCTGGCTCCTACAGTGGAAGCTCGTCCGACGAAGATGACGTCTCACCCAAAGAAAAAGTTCAG CTTAACTCCAAGAACTTCAAAGACTTCCGTGTACGGAATATCAAACAGGCCGCCTTCGGCAGAAGGGAGATTGAAATAGCTGAACAAG AAATGCCAGGGTTGATGCTGCTAAGGAAGAGAGCTGAAGCTGAGAAACCACTGAAGGGATCTAAGATTATCGGATGCACTCACATCACTGCTCAAGCAGCT gttctTATTGAGACCCTGTCCGCTCTTGGTGCCAATGTGAGATGGTCAGCATGCAATATCTACTCCACTCAGAACGAGGTGGCAGCAGCCCTGGCTGAGGCTGGCTTCCCTATCTTCGCTTGGCGTGGTGAGACTGAGGAGGATTTCTGGTGGTGCATAGAGAAGTGTATCATTGCTGATGATTGGCAGCCAAACATG ATTCTGGATGACGGGGGCGACGCCACCCACATGATGCTCAAGAAGTGCCCTGAGACCTTCAAGCTGATCAAGGGCATCGTCGAGGAGTCGGTGACCGGTGTCCACCGTCTCTACCAACTGTCCAAGTCCAACAAGTTGACCGTGCCGGCCATGAACGTCAACGACTCTGTTACCAAG GTGAAATTTGACAACCTCTACTGTTGCCGTGAGTCAATTCTGGATGCACTAAAGCGCACCACGGACATCATGTTCGGTGGTAAGCAGGTCGTTGTTTGTGGTTACGGAGAGGTCGGCAAAGGGTGCTGTTCTGCCCTAAAGGGACTGGGTGCCATTGTCTACGTCACAGAGATTGACCCTATCTGTGCTCTGCAAGGCTG CATGGATGGATTCCGAGTTGTGAAACTGGAGGAGGTTGTACGCATGGCAGACGTCATCATCACTGCATCTG GTAACAAGAATGTGGTGTCACGCCAGCACCTTGACCGCATGAAGAATGGCTGTATCGTGTGCAATATGGGACACTCCAATACCGAGATAGATGTG GATAGTCTACGTACCCCAGACCTGACCTGGGAGAAGGTTCGATCACAGGTGGATCATATCATCTGGCCCGACGGTAAACGCATCCTACTCCTCGCACAG GGGCGATTGGTGAACTGGAGTTGTTCCACCGTGCCGTCATTCGTCGTATCCATCACTGCTACCACTCAGGCGCTTGCTCTCATTGAACTATTCAACGCTCCTTCTGGTCGCTATAAACAAGACGTCTACTTGCTACCCAAGAAACTTG ATGAATACGTAGCCAGTCTTCATCTGCCAGCATTTGATGCCCACCTGACTGAGCTAACTGATGACCAGGCTAAATACATTGGTCTCAATAAGGCTGGACCTTTCAAGCCAAACTACTACAG GTATTAA
- the LOC139952862 gene encoding S-adenosylhomocysteine hydrolase-like protein 1 isoform X2 has product MADHHGNNGQVSERSRTESRPLHPEGAGRMISFKTSGPTQGRSGRFKRRSRSLSQSSTDSYSSGSYSGSSSDEDDVSPKEKVQLNSKNFKDFRVRNIKQAAFGRREIEIAEQEMPGLMLLRKRAEAEKPLKGSKIIGCTHITAQAAVLIETLSALGANVRWSACNIYSTQNEVAAALAEAGFPIFAWRGETEEDFWWCIEKCIIADDWQPNMILDDGGDATHMMLKKCPETFKLIKGIVEESVTGVHRLYQLSKSNKLTVPAMNVNDSVTKVKFDNLYCCRESILDALKRTTDIMFGGKQVVVCGYGEVGKGCCSALKGLGAIVYVTEIDPICALQGCMDGFRVVKLEEVVRMADVIITASGNKNVVSRQHLDRMKNGCIVCNMGHSNTEIDVDSLRTPDLTWEKVRSQVDHIIWPDGKRILLLAQGRLVNWSCSTVPSFVVSITATTQALALIELFNAPSGRYKQDVYLLPKKLDEYVASLHLPAFDAHLTELTDDQAKYIGLNKAGPFKPNYYRY; this is encoded by the exons ATCAGCTTCAAGACTTCTGGTCCAACCCAGGGTCGGAGCGGTCGCTTCAAACGTCGGTCGCGGTCGTTGTCTCAGTCCTCAACAGATAGCTACAGTTCTGGCTCCTACAGTGGAAGCTCGTCCGACGAAGATGACGTCTCACCCAAAGAAAAAGTTCAG CTTAACTCCAAGAACTTCAAAGACTTCCGTGTACGGAATATCAAACAGGCCGCCTTCGGCAGAAGGGAGATTGAAATAGCTGAACAAG AAATGCCAGGGTTGATGCTGCTAAGGAAGAGAGCTGAAGCTGAGAAACCACTGAAGGGATCTAAGATTATCGGATGCACTCACATCACTGCTCAAGCAGCT gttctTATTGAGACCCTGTCCGCTCTTGGTGCCAATGTGAGATGGTCAGCATGCAATATCTACTCCACTCAGAACGAGGTGGCAGCAGCCCTGGCTGAGGCTGGCTTCCCTATCTTCGCTTGGCGTGGTGAGACTGAGGAGGATTTCTGGTGGTGCATAGAGAAGTGTATCATTGCTGATGATTGGCAGCCAAACATG ATTCTGGATGACGGGGGCGACGCCACCCACATGATGCTCAAGAAGTGCCCTGAGACCTTCAAGCTGATCAAGGGCATCGTCGAGGAGTCGGTGACCGGTGTCCACCGTCTCTACCAACTGTCCAAGTCCAACAAGTTGACCGTGCCGGCCATGAACGTCAACGACTCTGTTACCAAG GTGAAATTTGACAACCTCTACTGTTGCCGTGAGTCAATTCTGGATGCACTAAAGCGCACCACGGACATCATGTTCGGTGGTAAGCAGGTCGTTGTTTGTGGTTACGGAGAGGTCGGCAAAGGGTGCTGTTCTGCCCTAAAGGGACTGGGTGCCATTGTCTACGTCACAGAGATTGACCCTATCTGTGCTCTGCAAGGCTG CATGGATGGATTCCGAGTTGTGAAACTGGAGGAGGTTGTACGCATGGCAGACGTCATCATCACTGCATCTG GTAACAAGAATGTGGTGTCACGCCAGCACCTTGACCGCATGAAGAATGGCTGTATCGTGTGCAATATGGGACACTCCAATACCGAGATAGATGTG GATAGTCTACGTACCCCAGACCTGACCTGGGAGAAGGTTCGATCACAGGTGGATCATATCATCTGGCCCGACGGTAAACGCATCCTACTCCTCGCACAG GGGCGATTGGTGAACTGGAGTTGTTCCACCGTGCCGTCATTCGTCGTATCCATCACTGCTACCACTCAGGCGCTTGCTCTCATTGAACTATTCAACGCTCCTTCTGGTCGCTATAAACAAGACGTCTACTTGCTACCCAAGAAACTTG ATGAATACGTAGCCAGTCTTCATCTGCCAGCATTTGATGCCCACCTGACTGAGCTAACTGATGACCAGGCTAAATACATTGGTCTCAATAAGGCTGGACCTTTCAAGCCAAACTACTACAG GTATTAA
- the LOC139952862 gene encoding S-adenosylhomocysteine hydrolase-like protein 1 isoform X3, with amino-acid sequence MQGGSPMLSGRFNQVPISFKTSGPTQGRSGRFKRRSRSLSQSSTDSYSSGSYSGSSSDEDDVSPKEKVQLNSKNFKDFRVRNIKQAAFGRREIEIAEQEMPGLMLLRKRAEAEKPLKGSKIIGCTHITAQAAVLIETLSALGANVRWSACNIYSTQNEVAAALAEAGFPIFAWRGETEEDFWWCIEKCIIADDWQPNMILDDGGDATHMMLKKCPETFKLIKGIVEESVTGVHRLYQLSKSNKLTVPAMNVNDSVTKVKFDNLYCCRESILDALKRTTDIMFGGKQVVVCGYGEVGKGCCSALKGLGAIVYVTEIDPICALQGCMDGFRVVKLEEVVRMADVIITASGNKNVVSRQHLDRMKNGCIVCNMGHSNTEIDVDSLRTPDLTWEKVRSQVDHIIWPDGKRILLLAQGRLVNWSCSTVPSFVVSITATTQALALIELFNAPSGRYKQDVYLLPKKLDEYVASLHLPAFDAHLTELTDDQAKYIGLNKAGPFKPNYYRY; translated from the exons ATCAGCTTCAAGACTTCTGGTCCAACCCAGGGTCGGAGCGGTCGCTTCAAACGTCGGTCGCGGTCGTTGTCTCAGTCCTCAACAGATAGCTACAGTTCTGGCTCCTACAGTGGAAGCTCGTCCGACGAAGATGACGTCTCACCCAAAGAAAAAGTTCAG CTTAACTCCAAGAACTTCAAAGACTTCCGTGTACGGAATATCAAACAGGCCGCCTTCGGCAGAAGGGAGATTGAAATAGCTGAACAAG AAATGCCAGGGTTGATGCTGCTAAGGAAGAGAGCTGAAGCTGAGAAACCACTGAAGGGATCTAAGATTATCGGATGCACTCACATCACTGCTCAAGCAGCT gttctTATTGAGACCCTGTCCGCTCTTGGTGCCAATGTGAGATGGTCAGCATGCAATATCTACTCCACTCAGAACGAGGTGGCAGCAGCCCTGGCTGAGGCTGGCTTCCCTATCTTCGCTTGGCGTGGTGAGACTGAGGAGGATTTCTGGTGGTGCATAGAGAAGTGTATCATTGCTGATGATTGGCAGCCAAACATG ATTCTGGATGACGGGGGCGACGCCACCCACATGATGCTCAAGAAGTGCCCTGAGACCTTCAAGCTGATCAAGGGCATCGTCGAGGAGTCGGTGACCGGTGTCCACCGTCTCTACCAACTGTCCAAGTCCAACAAGTTGACCGTGCCGGCCATGAACGTCAACGACTCTGTTACCAAG GTGAAATTTGACAACCTCTACTGTTGCCGTGAGTCAATTCTGGATGCACTAAAGCGCACCACGGACATCATGTTCGGTGGTAAGCAGGTCGTTGTTTGTGGTTACGGAGAGGTCGGCAAAGGGTGCTGTTCTGCCCTAAAGGGACTGGGTGCCATTGTCTACGTCACAGAGATTGACCCTATCTGTGCTCTGCAAGGCTG CATGGATGGATTCCGAGTTGTGAAACTGGAGGAGGTTGTACGCATGGCAGACGTCATCATCACTGCATCTG GTAACAAGAATGTGGTGTCACGCCAGCACCTTGACCGCATGAAGAATGGCTGTATCGTGTGCAATATGGGACACTCCAATACCGAGATAGATGTG GATAGTCTACGTACCCCAGACCTGACCTGGGAGAAGGTTCGATCACAGGTGGATCATATCATCTGGCCCGACGGTAAACGCATCCTACTCCTCGCACAG GGGCGATTGGTGAACTGGAGTTGTTCCACCGTGCCGTCATTCGTCGTATCCATCACTGCTACCACTCAGGCGCTTGCTCTCATTGAACTATTCAACGCTCCTTCTGGTCGCTATAAACAAGACGTCTACTTGCTACCCAAGAAACTTG ATGAATACGTAGCCAGTCTTCATCTGCCAGCATTTGATGCCCACCTGACTGAGCTAACTGATGACCAGGCTAAATACATTGGTCTCAATAAGGCTGGACCTTTCAAGCCAAACTACTACAG GTATTAA
- the LOC139952862 gene encoding S-adenosylhomocysteine hydrolase-like protein 1 isoform X5 gives MSYSSNYQQISFKTSGPTQGRSGRFKRRSRSLSQSSTDSYSSGSYSGSSSDEDDVSPKEKVQLNSKNFKDFRVRNIKQAAFGRREIEIAEQEMPGLMLLRKRAEAEKPLKGSKIIGCTHITAQAAVLIETLSALGANVRWSACNIYSTQNEVAAALAEAGFPIFAWRGETEEDFWWCIEKCIIADDWQPNMILDDGGDATHMMLKKCPETFKLIKGIVEESVTGVHRLYQLSKSNKLTVPAMNVNDSVTKVKFDNLYCCRESILDALKRTTDIMFGGKQVVVCGYGEVGKGCCSALKGLGAIVYVTEIDPICALQGCMDGFRVVKLEEVVRMADVIITASGNKNVVSRQHLDRMKNGCIVCNMGHSNTEIDVDSLRTPDLTWEKVRSQVDHIIWPDGKRILLLAQGRLVNWSCSTVPSFVVSITATTQALALIELFNAPSGRYKQDVYLLPKKLDEYVASLHLPAFDAHLTELTDDQAKYIGLNKAGPFKPNYYRY, from the exons ATGAGCTATTCCTCGAATTATCAGCAG ATCAGCTTCAAGACTTCTGGTCCAACCCAGGGTCGGAGCGGTCGCTTCAAACGTCGGTCGCGGTCGTTGTCTCAGTCCTCAACAGATAGCTACAGTTCTGGCTCCTACAGTGGAAGCTCGTCCGACGAAGATGACGTCTCACCCAAAGAAAAAGTTCAG CTTAACTCCAAGAACTTCAAAGACTTCCGTGTACGGAATATCAAACAGGCCGCCTTCGGCAGAAGGGAGATTGAAATAGCTGAACAAG AAATGCCAGGGTTGATGCTGCTAAGGAAGAGAGCTGAAGCTGAGAAACCACTGAAGGGATCTAAGATTATCGGATGCACTCACATCACTGCTCAAGCAGCT gttctTATTGAGACCCTGTCCGCTCTTGGTGCCAATGTGAGATGGTCAGCATGCAATATCTACTCCACTCAGAACGAGGTGGCAGCAGCCCTGGCTGAGGCTGGCTTCCCTATCTTCGCTTGGCGTGGTGAGACTGAGGAGGATTTCTGGTGGTGCATAGAGAAGTGTATCATTGCTGATGATTGGCAGCCAAACATG ATTCTGGATGACGGGGGCGACGCCACCCACATGATGCTCAAGAAGTGCCCTGAGACCTTCAAGCTGATCAAGGGCATCGTCGAGGAGTCGGTGACCGGTGTCCACCGTCTCTACCAACTGTCCAAGTCCAACAAGTTGACCGTGCCGGCCATGAACGTCAACGACTCTGTTACCAAG GTGAAATTTGACAACCTCTACTGTTGCCGTGAGTCAATTCTGGATGCACTAAAGCGCACCACGGACATCATGTTCGGTGGTAAGCAGGTCGTTGTTTGTGGTTACGGAGAGGTCGGCAAAGGGTGCTGTTCTGCCCTAAAGGGACTGGGTGCCATTGTCTACGTCACAGAGATTGACCCTATCTGTGCTCTGCAAGGCTG CATGGATGGATTCCGAGTTGTGAAACTGGAGGAGGTTGTACGCATGGCAGACGTCATCATCACTGCATCTG GTAACAAGAATGTGGTGTCACGCCAGCACCTTGACCGCATGAAGAATGGCTGTATCGTGTGCAATATGGGACACTCCAATACCGAGATAGATGTG GATAGTCTACGTACCCCAGACCTGACCTGGGAGAAGGTTCGATCACAGGTGGATCATATCATCTGGCCCGACGGTAAACGCATCCTACTCCTCGCACAG GGGCGATTGGTGAACTGGAGTTGTTCCACCGTGCCGTCATTCGTCGTATCCATCACTGCTACCACTCAGGCGCTTGCTCTCATTGAACTATTCAACGCTCCTTCTGGTCGCTATAAACAAGACGTCTACTTGCTACCCAAGAAACTTG ATGAATACGTAGCCAGTCTTCATCTGCCAGCATTTGATGCCCACCTGACTGAGCTAACTGATGACCAGGCTAAATACATTGGTCTCAATAAGGCTGGACCTTTCAAGCCAAACTACTACAG GTATTAA